Proteins co-encoded in one Dasypus novemcinctus isolate mDasNov1 chromosome 18, mDasNov1.1.hap2, whole genome shotgun sequence genomic window:
- the YIF1B gene encoding protein YIF1B isoform X3, whose protein sequence is MHPAGQAASAAGTPRQRKWPSKRRIPVSQPGMADPHQLFDDTSSAQSRGYGAQRAPSGLGYPAASTSPPTAFLADPVSNMAMAYGSSLAAQGKELVDKNIDRFIPVTKLKYYFAVDTMYVGKKLGLLFFPYLHQDWEVRYQQDTPVAPRFDINAPDLYIPAMAFITYVLVAGLALGTQDRFSPDLLGLQASSALAWLTLEVLAILLSLYLVTVNTDLTTIDLVAFLGYKYVGMIGGVLVGLLFGKTGYYVVLGWCCMSIFVFMVSWGLKARSGRCV, encoded by the exons ATGCACCCGGCAGGCCAGGCGGCGTCGGCGGCGGGGACGCCCCGACAGCGTAAGTGGC cCTCGAAGCGGAGGATCCCCGTGTCCCAGCCAGGCATGGCTGACCCTCACCAGCTTTTTGATGACACGAGTTCCGCCCAGAGTCGGGGTTACGGGGCCCAGCGGGCACCCAGCGGCCTGGGCTACCCTGCAGCCTCCACCTCGCCCCCGACAGCCTTCCTGGCCGATCCTGTATCCAACATGGCCATGGCCTATGGGAGCAGCCTGGCTGCCCAGGGCAAGGAGCTGGTGGATAAGAAC ATTGACCGCTTCATCCCCGTCACGAAGCTCAAGTATTACTTCGCTGTGGACACCATGTACGTGGGCAAAAAGCTGGGCCTGCTCTTCTTCCCCTACCTGCACCAG GACTGGGAGGTGCGGTACCAGCAGGACACACCAGTGGCCCCCCGCTTTGACATCAATGCTCCTGACCTCTACATTCCAG CTATGGCTTTCATCACCTATGTCTTGGTGGCTGGCCTTGCGCTGGGGACCCAGGACAG GTTCTCCCCAGACCTCCTGGGGCTGCAGGCGAGTTCGGCGTTGGCCTGGCTGACGCTGGAGGTGCTGGCCATCCTGCTCAGCCTCTACCTGGTCACTGTCAACACAGACCTCACCACCATCGACCTGGTGGCCTTCTTGGGCTACAAATATGTTGG GATGATCGGTGGGGTCCTTGTGGGTCTGCTCTTCGGGAAGACTGGCTACTACGTGGTGCTGGGCTGGTGCTGCATGTCCATCTTCGTGTTCATGGTGAGCTGGGGGCTCAAGGCAAG ATCCGGACGCTGCGTTTGA
- the KCNK6 gene encoding potassium channel subfamily K member 6, translating into MRRGALLAGSLAAYAAYLVLGALLVARLEGPHEAQLRAELGTLRAQLLRRSPCVAAPALDAFVERVLAAGRLGRAVLANASGTANASDPSWDFASALFFASTLVTTVGYGYTTPLTDAGKAFSIAFALLGVPATMLLLTASAQRLSLLLTHAPLSWLSLRWGWDPRQAARWHLVALLAVVVTTCFLVPAAVFAHLEDAWSFLDAFYFCFISLSTIGLGDYVPGEAPGQSYRALYKVLVTAYLFLGLVAMVLVLQAFRRVSDLHGLTELFLLPAPCPAGSSEEEDDRVDILGPQPEPRQQLTASGHTDYASIPR; encoded by the exons ATGAGGCGGGGCGCGCTCCTGGCGGGCTCCCTGGCCGCGTACGCTGCGTACCTGGTGCTGGGAGCGCTGCTGGTGGCGCGGCTGGAGGGGCCCCACGAGGCTCAGCTCCGGGCCGAGCTGGGGACACTGCGGGCACAGCTGCTGCGGCGCAGCCCGTGCGTGGCCGCTCCCGCCCTGGACGCCTTCGTGGAGCGGGTGCTGGCAGCCGGACGGCTGGGGCGCGCAGTGCTCGCCAACGCGTCGGGGACCGCCAACGCCTCGGACCCCTCCTGGGACTTCGCCTCGGCGCTCTTCTTCGCCAGCACTCTGGTCACCACCGTGG gCTACGGGTACACGACGCCACTGACCGACGCGGGCAAGGCCTTCTCCATCGCCTTTGCCCTCCTGGGCGTGCCGGCCACCATGCTGCTGCTGACCGCCTCGGCCCAGCGCCTGTCGCTGCTGCTGACCCACGCACCCCTGTCCTGGCTGAGCCTGCGCTGGGGCTGGGACCCCCGGCAGGCAGCCCGGTGGCACCTGGTGGCTCTGCTGGCAGTTGTGGTGACCACGTGTTTCCTGGTGCCGGCGGCGGTCTTCGCCCACCTCGAGGACGCCTGGAGCTTCCTGGATGCCTTCTACTTCTGCTTCATCTCCCTCTCCACCATCGGCCTGGGTGACTACGTGCCCGGAGAGGCCCCCGGGCAGTCCTACCGGGCCCTCTACAAGGTGCTGGTCACAG CCTACCTCTTCCTGGGCCTGGTCGCCATGGTGCTGGTGCTGCAGGCTTTCCGCCGCGTGTCCGACCTGCATGGCCTCACAGAGCTCTTCCTGCTGCCCGCCCCGTGCCCGGCTGGCTCCAGTGAGGAAGAGGACGATCGGGTCGACATTCTGGGCCCCCAGCCAGAGCCACGCCAGCAACTCACTGCCAGTGGCCACACTGACTAC
- the C18H19orf33 gene encoding immortalization up-regulated protein: MEFDLAAAVESTSKKSAEAGHGGDSKHRPPGVQGALQAGAAANPRQDRSSSSDSSSSSSDSDSEAKPHTAGPEQHERTRKVKKPKVKKEGDKKKGKDGKKEKKKAAAH; the protein is encoded by the exons ATGGAGTTCGACCTGGCGGCAG CCGTGGAATCCACTTCCAAGAAGTCCGCAGAGGCAGGGCATGGGGGAGACTCCAAGCACAGACCCCCCGGAGTTCAGGGCGCATTACAGGCAGGAGCAGCTGCTAATCCCAGG CAAGACCGCAGCAGCTCCTCAGACTCCAGCAGCAGCTCCAGCGACTCGGACTCGGAGGCGAAG CCCCATACTGCCGGCCCAGAGCAGCACGAACGTACCCGCAAGGTCAAGAAGCCCAAGGTGAAGAAGGAGGGGGACAAGAAGAAGGGCAAGGAcgggaagaaggagaagaagaaggcgGCTGCTCACTGA
- the YIF1B gene encoding protein YIF1B isoform X2: MHPAGQAASAAGTPRQPSKRRIPVSQPGMADPHQLFDDTSSAQSRGYGAQRAPSGLGYPAASTSPPTAFLADPVSNMAMAYGSSLAAQGKELVDKNIDRFIPVTKLKYYFAVDTMYVGKKLGLLFFPYLHQDWEVRYQQDTPVAPRFDINAPDLYIPAMAFITYVLVAGLALGTQDRFSPDLLGLQASSALAWLTLEVLAILLSLYLVTVNTDLTTIDLVAFLGYKYVGMIGGVLVGLLFGKTGYYVVLGWCCMSIFVFMIRTLRLKILAEAAAEGVPVRGARNQLRMYLTMAVAAAQPLLMYWLTYHLVR; the protein is encoded by the exons ATGCACCCGGCAGGCCAGGCGGCGTCGGCGGCGGGGACGCCCCGACAGC cCTCGAAGCGGAGGATCCCCGTGTCCCAGCCAGGCATGGCTGACCCTCACCAGCTTTTTGATGACACGAGTTCCGCCCAGAGTCGGGGTTACGGGGCCCAGCGGGCACCCAGCGGCCTGGGCTACCCTGCAGCCTCCACCTCGCCCCCGACAGCCTTCCTGGCCGATCCTGTATCCAACATGGCCATGGCCTATGGGAGCAGCCTGGCTGCCCAGGGCAAGGAGCTGGTGGATAAGAAC ATTGACCGCTTCATCCCCGTCACGAAGCTCAAGTATTACTTCGCTGTGGACACCATGTACGTGGGCAAAAAGCTGGGCCTGCTCTTCTTCCCCTACCTGCACCAG GACTGGGAGGTGCGGTACCAGCAGGACACACCAGTGGCCCCCCGCTTTGACATCAATGCTCCTGACCTCTACATTCCAG CTATGGCTTTCATCACCTATGTCTTGGTGGCTGGCCTTGCGCTGGGGACCCAGGACAG GTTCTCCCCAGACCTCCTGGGGCTGCAGGCGAGTTCGGCGTTGGCCTGGCTGACGCTGGAGGTGCTGGCCATCCTGCTCAGCCTCTACCTGGTCACTGTCAACACAGACCTCACCACCATCGACCTGGTGGCCTTCTTGGGCTACAAATATGTTGG GATGATCGGTGGGGTCCTTGTGGGTCTGCTCTTCGGGAAGACTGGCTACTACGTGGTGCTGGGCTGGTGCTGCATGTCCATCTTCGTGTTCATG ATCCGGACGCTGCGTTTGAAGATCCTGGCTGAGGCGGCGGCAGAAGGGGTCCCGGTGCGCGGGGCGCGGAACCAGCTGCGCATGTACCTGACCATGGCCGTGGCGGCGGCGCAGCCTCTGCTCATGTACTGGCTCACCTACCACCTGGTGCGGTGA
- the YIF1B gene encoding protein YIF1B isoform X1, protein MHPAGQAASAAGTPRQRKWPSKRRIPVSQPGMADPHQLFDDTSSAQSRGYGAQRAPSGLGYPAASTSPPTAFLADPVSNMAMAYGSSLAAQGKELVDKNIDRFIPVTKLKYYFAVDTMYVGKKLGLLFFPYLHQDWEVRYQQDTPVAPRFDINAPDLYIPAMAFITYVLVAGLALGTQDRFSPDLLGLQASSALAWLTLEVLAILLSLYLVTVNTDLTTIDLVAFLGYKYVGMIGGVLVGLLFGKTGYYVVLGWCCMSIFVFMIRTLRLKILAEAAAEGVPVRGARNQLRMYLTMAVAAAQPLLMYWLTYHLVR, encoded by the exons ATGCACCCGGCAGGCCAGGCGGCGTCGGCGGCGGGGACGCCCCGACAGCGTAAGTGGC cCTCGAAGCGGAGGATCCCCGTGTCCCAGCCAGGCATGGCTGACCCTCACCAGCTTTTTGATGACACGAGTTCCGCCCAGAGTCGGGGTTACGGGGCCCAGCGGGCACCCAGCGGCCTGGGCTACCCTGCAGCCTCCACCTCGCCCCCGACAGCCTTCCTGGCCGATCCTGTATCCAACATGGCCATGGCCTATGGGAGCAGCCTGGCTGCCCAGGGCAAGGAGCTGGTGGATAAGAAC ATTGACCGCTTCATCCCCGTCACGAAGCTCAAGTATTACTTCGCTGTGGACACCATGTACGTGGGCAAAAAGCTGGGCCTGCTCTTCTTCCCCTACCTGCACCAG GACTGGGAGGTGCGGTACCAGCAGGACACACCAGTGGCCCCCCGCTTTGACATCAATGCTCCTGACCTCTACATTCCAG CTATGGCTTTCATCACCTATGTCTTGGTGGCTGGCCTTGCGCTGGGGACCCAGGACAG GTTCTCCCCAGACCTCCTGGGGCTGCAGGCGAGTTCGGCGTTGGCCTGGCTGACGCTGGAGGTGCTGGCCATCCTGCTCAGCCTCTACCTGGTCACTGTCAACACAGACCTCACCACCATCGACCTGGTGGCCTTCTTGGGCTACAAATATGTTGG GATGATCGGTGGGGTCCTTGTGGGTCTGCTCTTCGGGAAGACTGGCTACTACGTGGTGCTGGGCTGGTGCTGCATGTCCATCTTCGTGTTCATG ATCCGGACGCTGCGTTTGAAGATCCTGGCTGAGGCGGCGGCAGAAGGGGTCCCGGTGCGCGGGGCGCGGAACCAGCTGCGCATGTACCTGACCATGGCCGTGGCGGCGGCGCAGCCTCTGCTCATGTACTGGCTCACCTACCACCTGGTGCGGTGA